In Schistocerca gregaria isolate iqSchGreg1 chromosome 9, iqSchGreg1.2, whole genome shotgun sequence, a single genomic region encodes these proteins:
- the LOC126291541 gene encoding neuronal PAS domain-containing protein 3-like codes for MEMYYPSDGGGGVGGGGGGEDSLLLLQSVLLTSLASHRPPAPGAAPDANASEEVMLLPPLADYGEGSGAGGGGGGLGAATLAPDDGPQQLFQGYSAALLQFATACCVVFILVGIPGNLITIVALFRCKKVGRRAGRSLLSRAGAPTLGGGSAGRV; via the coding sequence ATGGAGATGTACTACCCgagcgacggcgggggcggcgtcggaggcggcgggggcggcgaggactcgttgctgctgctgcagtcggtGCTGCTGACGTCTCTGGCGTCGCACCGGCCGCCGGCGCCGGGCGCCGCCCCCGACGCCAACGCGTCGGAGGAGGTGATGCTGCTGCCGCCGCTCGCAGACTACGGCGAAGGGTCGGGggcgggcgggggcggcggcggcctgGGGGCGGCGACGCTGGCGCCGGACGACGGCCCCCAGCAGCTGTTCCAGGGCTACTCGGCGGCGCTGCTGCAGTTCGCCACCGCCTGCTGCGTCGTCTTCATCCTGGTCGGCATCCCGGGGAACCTCATCACCATCGTCGCGCTCTTCCGCTGCAAAAAGGTAGGCAGGCGGGCCGGCCGTAGCCTACTAAGCAGGGCAGGCGCGCCGACGCTAGGAGGCGGCAGCGCGGGACGAGTGTGA